Proteins co-encoded in one Aspergillus flavus chromosome 2, complete sequence genomic window:
- a CDS encoding RNP domain protein — MSFPPPPGLKQAPSSLPPRPPNTASPSPASSQPAYSAAPSYSSAGTSNGYGSSGPRTGYNAFTAFAPRSVASSQPYRTSSPVVSAPPTTSAGYSTPTTAGYGSYYSQPQQTYQSGASYYGSAQYNENTYGPSVPRIQNPFPAAGADQANNYGMHGRNYGRSESGLDPETEAQIAQWQSAYANRDETQSTSKVPGRRDGYAVSGTGSGVNTPSGTATAATTPAPVAGQAEPQKTVVRAGGGQTWTDSTLLEWDPAHFRLFVGNLAGEVTDDSLLKAFAKYTSVQKARVIRDKRTQKSKGYGFVSFSDGDDYFKAAREMQGKYIGSHPVLLRRATTEVRPVANSKNGKKHGGGGGSGGGHGGGKVKHDGIRKPGKTKGGLRIIG; from the coding sequence ATGTCCTTTCCGCCACCTCCAGGTCTGAAGCAAGCACCGTCCTCGCTGCCACCGCGGCCACCAAACACAGCATCTCCTTCCCCTGCATCGTCTCAGCCCGCATACTCAGCTGCGCCGTCGTATTCGTCCGCAGGGACTAGCAATGGATATGGCAGCAGCGGGCCTCGGACAGGCTACAATGCTTTCACAGCATTTGCGCCACGCTCCGTAGCTTCTAGTCAACCTTACCGTACCAGTAGCCCCGTCGTATCCGCTCCACCAACCACCTCAGCCGGATACTCCACCCCCACTACGGCAGGCTACGGTAGCTACTATTCGCAACCACAACAAACATACCAGAGCGGAGCCTCGTACTATGGCTCTGCCCAGTATAATGAAAACACATATGGTCCGTCCGTGCCTCGGATCCAGAATCCCTTTCCCGCTGCGGGAGCTGACCAAGCAAACAATTATGGTATGCACGGGAGGAACTATGGGCGCAGTGAGTCTGGTTTAGATCCGGAGACAGAAGCACAAATTGCACAGTGGCAGAGTGCCTATGCGAACAGAGACGAAACACAGTCGACGAGCAAGGTTCCTGGTCGCCGAGACGGATACGCGGTATCCGGCACTGGCTCTGGTGTCAATACACCCTCCGGCACCGCTACAGCAGCTACCACCCCGGCACCCGTTGCAGGCCAGGCCGAGCCGCAGAAGACCGTTGTTCGGGCTGGTGGTGGCCAGACCTGGACCGACTCAACTCTTCTGGAATGGGACCCCGCACATTTCCGTCTATTTGTAGGAAACCTTGCCGGCGAAGTCACGGACGATTCGTTGCTGAAGGCGTTCGCGAAATACACTTCCGTCCAGAAAGCCCGAGTGATCCGCGACAAACGCACGCAGAAGAGCAAAGGGTATGGGTTCGTCAGTTTCAGCGACGGAGATGACTACTTCAAAGCTGCGAGGGAAATGCAAGGGAAGTATATTGGGTCCCACCCTGTCCTGCTCCGCCGCGCCACTACTGAGGTCCGTCCGGTGGCTAACTCAAAGAATGGGAAGAAGCACGGCGGTGGGGGTGGCTCGGGAGGCGGCCACGGCGGAGGAAAAGTCAAGCATGATGGGATCAGAAAGCCTGGCAAGACCAAGGGCGGGTTGAGGATCATCGGATAG